In the Sulfitobacter pacificus genome, one interval contains:
- a CDS encoding BufA1 family periplasmic bufferin-type metallophore, producing MSNVMKSVAIAGAVAAAMTAQTTAADAASKEKCYGVSLAGANDCAAGPGTTCAGTSVTDYQGNAWTLVDAGTCEEIELPEMADGTERTGSLEALDRDLPA from the coding sequence ATGTCTAACGTAATGAAATCAGTCGCCATCGCCGGTGCCGTTGCTGCCGCAATGACAGCACAGACAACAGCCGCCGATGCCGCATCAAAAGAAAAATGTTATGGCGTTTCCCTGGCTGGTGCAAACGACTGCGCCGCCGGCCCCGGCACAACATGTGCTGGCACTTCCGTCACCGATTATCAGGGCAACGCCTGGACTTTGGTTGACGCAGGCACCTGCGAAGAGATCGAATTGCCGGAGATGGCAGACGGCACAGAGCGGACAGGCTCGCTTGAAGCACTTGATCGCGACCTGCCTGCATAA
- the bufB gene encoding MNIO family bufferin maturase, whose amino-acid sequence MLDTSTRFDRLPNAIGVGYKPQHFNDLRSDPGPVAWVEVHAENYMGDGGRPLAQLAALSEQFAISVHGVGLSIGGEAPLDTSHLARLKKLCDWIKPASFSEHLAWSTHGSEFLNDLLPLPYTPATLTRVADHINQVQDVLGRQMLLENPSSYLAFAESSLSETDFLAEVTHRTTCGLLLDVNNVFISATNLGLSPEAYIDAFPTDKVAELHVGGHDEDQDDHGATLLIDSHGKPVVDPVWTLLEYTLAQTGPAPVLIEWDNDVPDWPTLKAEATRAALALTT is encoded by the coding sequence ATGCTTGACACCTCCACCCGCTTTGACCGCCTGCCAAACGCCATTGGCGTGGGATATAAACCACAACATTTCAATGACTTGCGATCCGATCCCGGCCCAGTGGCATGGGTCGAGGTCCATGCCGAAAATTACATGGGCGACGGCGGCCGCCCGCTTGCACAGCTTGCCGCCCTATCCGAACAATTCGCCATTTCTGTACATGGTGTCGGCCTGTCTATCGGCGGCGAGGCCCCGCTTGATACCTCCCATCTGGCCCGCCTGAAAAAACTGTGCGACTGGATCAAACCGGCCAGTTTTTCCGAACACCTGGCATGGTCCACCCATGGCAGCGAATTTCTGAACGATCTGCTGCCCCTGCCCTATACGCCGGCGACATTGACGCGCGTGGCGGATCACATCAATCAGGTTCAGGACGTTCTGGGCCGTCAAATGTTGCTGGAAAACCCGTCAAGCTACCTAGCCTTCGCAGAATCCAGCTTGTCGGAAACCGACTTTCTAGCTGAAGTTACCCACAGAACCACCTGTGGTCTCTTGCTGGATGTGAACAATGTGTTCATCTCCGCGACCAATCTGGGCCTCAGCCCGGAAGCCTATATAGATGCCTTCCCAACGGACAAGGTCGCAGAGCTTCACGTCGGCGGGCATGATGAGGATCAGGATGACCACGGGGCCACCCTGTTGATCGACAGCCATGGCAAACCCGTTGTTGACCCGGTCTGGACCCTTTTGGAATATACGCTGGCGCAGACCGGCCCGGCACCGGTCTTGATCGAATGGGACAATGACGTCCCGGATTGGCCGACCCTGAAAGCCGAAGCCACCCGCGCGGCACTTGCGTTGACCACGTGA
- a CDS encoding HvfC/BufC N-terminal domain-containing protein: MTDQTTFRAALLDPTAPVPQGLTDGASGPAGKRYAVYRNNVTSSLIEAMKTAFPLVGKLIGAQNFAQLARLFVRQHPPSSPLMMFYGIEFPEFLETFTPLSHIAYLPDAARLDLALRQSYHAADVAPFDPSGFELLSPEALLTATLTLAPATIILRSAWPLFDIWAYNQNRDVGKPRNAAQDILITRQTFDPAPHLLPTGAAQWLAELDAKATFGAAHDAATATAPDFDLSTSLGLALSTGAFATLNHKDLT; the protein is encoded by the coding sequence GTGACAGATCAGACCACCTTTCGCGCAGCCCTGCTGGACCCTACTGCCCCGGTGCCGCAAGGGCTTACTGACGGCGCTTCTGGGCCCGCTGGCAAGCGCTATGCGGTCTATCGCAACAACGTCACCAGCTCGCTAATCGAGGCGATGAAAACCGCCTTTCCCTTGGTTGGCAAACTGATCGGTGCCCAGAATTTCGCCCAGCTCGCCCGTCTCTTTGTGCGCCAGCACCCGCCCTCTTCTCCGCTGATGATGTTCTATGGCATTGAATTTCCTGAGTTCCTGGAAACCTTCACGCCACTTTCACATATTGCCTATCTGCCCGATGCTGCACGCCTGGATCTGGCCTTGCGCCAGTCCTATCACGCCGCAGATGTCGCCCCATTTGACCCCAGCGGCTTTGAACTCCTGTCGCCTGAGGCTCTGCTCACCGCGACGCTTACCCTCGCGCCTGCCACGATCATCCTGCGATCCGCTTGGCCACTTTTCGACATCTGGGCCTATAACCAAAACCGCGATGTCGGCAAACCGCGCAATGCCGCACAGGATATACTGATCACACGTCAAACGTTTGATCCTGCTCCGCATCTACTTCCCACCGGGGCCGCCCAGTGGCTTGCTGAACTTGATGCCAAGGCAACTTTCGGGGCGGCCCATGATGCGGCAACGGCCACCGCCCCAGATTTCGATCTATCTACAAGCCTGGGCCTAGCACTTAGCACCGGTGCTTTCGCCACATTGAACCATAAGGACCTGACATGA
- a CDS encoding DoxX family membrane protein, protein MTALLSLYATIVAKLERADWLLPTVARFLFAAILLVYFLNSGLTKLGEGFSGIWTPSVGAYAQIFPRVLEAAGYDTDALSFFHKIIVLAGTWAEFILPVLIVLGLLTRLAALGMIGFVTVQSLTDIYGHGATDALGAWFDRFPDAVILDQRALWVFLLLVLVIKGAGPLSFDRALASKSG, encoded by the coding sequence ATGACTGCACTTTTGTCCCTTTATGCCACTATCGTCGCCAAACTTGAGCGCGCCGATTGGCTCTTGCCCACCGTGGCGCGTTTCCTCTTCGCAGCCATCCTGCTGGTCTATTTCCTGAATTCTGGCCTGACAAAACTTGGCGAGGGTTTTTCCGGGATCTGGACACCATCAGTCGGGGCCTATGCGCAGATTTTCCCACGCGTGTTGGAGGCTGCCGGTTACGACACTGATGCGCTCTCCTTCTTTCATAAAATCATAGTACTTGCAGGGACTTGGGCCGAGTTCATCCTTCCCGTGCTGATTGTTCTGGGCCTGTTGACCCGGCTTGCGGCGCTGGGGATGATCGGGTTTGTCACCGTACAATCGCTGACGGACATTTACGGCCATGGCGCGACAGATGCGCTGGGTGCGTGGTTCGATCGCTTTCCCGACGCCGTCATCCTCGACCAGCGCGCCCTTTGGGTTTTTCTCTTACTGGTGCTGGTGATCAAAGGGGCCGGGCCATTGTCTTTTGACCGTGCCCTGGCATCAAAATCCGGGTAA
- a CDS encoding ArsC/Spx/MgsR family protein, translating to MVIYGLKNCDTCRKALKALPQAQLCDVRADGVPDEVLATAFEQFGEALLNTRSTTWRGLDAQQREAAPLDLIKSHPALMKRPLLSLNNQLFLGWNKEVEAEVKALL from the coding sequence GTGGTTATTTACGGGCTCAAGAATTGCGATACCTGTCGTAAGGCGCTCAAGGCGCTGCCGCAGGCTCAGCTATGTGACGTGCGCGCGGATGGTGTGCCGGATGAGGTCCTTGCGACCGCCTTCGAGCAGTTTGGCGAAGCGTTGTTGAATACCCGTTCAACCACATGGCGGGGGCTTGATGCCCAGCAGCGCGAGGCCGCGCCGCTGGACCTTATCAAATCCCATCCGGCCTTGATGAAGCGCCCTTTACTCAGCTTGAACAATCAGCTTTTTCTAGGATGGAACAAAGAGGTGGAGGCGGAAGTTAAAGCTCTGCTTTAA
- a CDS encoding cytochrome P450, with translation MFDLANPPAGFIENPFPHYDDWLQNSPVMAQPDGSYLITRHADLNAIYRDTSTYISDKKQAFAPKFGEGSPLFEHHTTSLVFNDPPLHTRVRRIMTSALTPRALARMEPGLIATVDRLLDGMPQDTDLIEDFASTIPIQIIGNLLDIPMSERAPLRDWSLAILGALEPTLTPEQLSLGHRAVSEFKAYLQDLIARRRAAPGDPDTDVLTRLIAGDTEGQLTEIELIQNCIFILNAGHETTTNLIGNGFALLHDHPDQKSRLLNDFTLIDTCVEEVLRLRSPNQFGNRETTAAVTIGGCEIPPRTNLHLCIGAANRDPEVFDNPSEFDITRHPNRHLAFAGGPHVCVGLTLARMEGRIAIERFLRRYPEYSLSDKRVAGGRIRFHGYSALPAQLVAGEV, from the coding sequence ATGTTTGACCTCGCCAATCCCCCCGCCGGTTTCATCGAAAACCCCTTTCCCCATTATGATGACTGGCTGCAAAACAGCCCCGTCATGGCGCAGCCTGACGGCTCGTACCTCATCACCAGACACGCCGATCTGAACGCCATCTACCGCGATACATCCACCTATATTTCCGATAAAAAACAAGCCTTTGCGCCCAAGTTCGGCGAAGGGTCGCCGCTGTTTGAACATCACACCACCAGCCTTGTTTTCAACGATCCGCCGCTGCACACGAGGGTGCGCCGGATCATGACATCGGCGCTGACGCCGCGCGCCTTGGCCCGAATGGAGCCGGGGCTGATTGCGACAGTGGACAGATTACTTGATGGCATGCCGCAAGACACTGATTTGATTGAAGATTTCGCCTCCACCATCCCGATTCAGATCATCGGGAACCTGCTTGATATCCCGATGTCCGAACGCGCCCCGCTGCGGGATTGGTCGCTTGCGATCCTTGGTGCCTTGGAGCCGACGCTGACCCCGGAACAACTCTCCCTTGGGCATCGTGCGGTCAGTGAGTTTAAGGCGTATTTACAAGACCTTATCGCCCGCCGCCGTGCCGCGCCAGGGGATCCTGATACGGATGTTTTGACCCGTCTCATCGCCGGGGATACCGAGGGGCAGCTGACAGAGATTGAGCTGATCCAGAACTGTATTTTCATCCTGAACGCGGGCCATGAGACCACCACCAATCTGATCGGCAACGGCTTTGCCTTGCTGCATGATCACCCTGACCAAAAGTCCAGACTTCTCAATGACTTCACCCTGATTGATACCTGCGTGGAGGAGGTGCTGCGCCTGCGCTCCCCCAACCAGTTCGGCAACCGTGAAACCACTGCTGCTGTGACGATTGGGGGCTGTGAAATTCCGCCTAGGACCAATCTTCACCTTTGTATCGGTGCGGCAAATCGGGACCCGGAAGTGTTTGATAATCCGTCCGAATTTGACATCACCCGTCATCCCAACCGGCACCTGGCCTTTGCTGGCGGGCCGCATGTCTGTGTCGGCCTGACCCTCGCCCGCATGGAGGGGCGCATCGCGATTGAACGTTTCCTGCGCCGCTATCCTGAATACTCTCTCTCCGACAAGCGGGTCGCCGGTGGCCGTATCCGGTTCCACGGCTACTCCGCACTCCCCGCGCAGCTTGTCGCTGGTGAGGTTTAG
- a CDS encoding HigA family addiction module antitoxin → MSKSVITIDPIHPGEILSEEFLAPHGLSATAFAKRLGVPANRITRIIAGTSSVTADTALLLAAAFDVSPEFWLNLQTTYDLDRARRDNALAEKARAVQVIAAE, encoded by the coding sequence ATGTCGAAATCTGTGATTACCATTGACCCGATCCACCCCGGCGAAATCCTGTCGGAAGAATTTCTTGCCCCCCATGGCCTCAGCGCGACCGCCTTTGCCAAGCGCCTCGGCGTGCCCGCTAACCGCATCACGCGGATCATCGCGGGTACTTCATCGGTGACCGCTGACACCGCCCTGCTGCTCGCCGCTGCATTCGATGTCTCACCGGAGTTCTGGCTGAACCTGCAAACCACCTATGATCTGGACCGCGCCCGCCGCGATAATGCGCTGGCCGAAAAGGCGCGCGCTGTGCAGGTGATCGCTGCTGAATAG
- a CDS encoding type II toxin-antitoxin system RelE/ParE family toxin — protein MIKTFACKHTCALHIDGQAARQFRPFARQAKRKLLMLHAASEYRDLTNPPGNRLEKLQGNRAGQSSIRINDQWRICFRWDQGDAYDVEICDYH, from the coding sequence ATGATCAAAACCTTCGCCTGCAAACACACCTGCGCCCTGCACATCGACGGTCAAGCGGCCCGTCAGTTCCGCCCCTTTGCCCGCCAAGCCAAGCGCAAACTCCTGATGCTGCATGCCGCCAGCGAATATCGCGACCTCACAAACCCACCCGGCAACCGCCTCGAAAAACTTCAGGGCAACCGCGCCGGGCAATCTTCAATCCGTATCAACGACCAGTGGCGTATCTGTTTCCGCTGGGACCAAGGAGACGCCTACGATGTCGAAATCTGTGATTACCATTGA
- a CDS encoding DUF4238 domain-containing protein: MAEKRSKRHHYIPQGLQKYFTDENGQVWFSELGHSGRFTEPEPRNTKSVFQEKDYYTVLQGGKLSDVVERRHFGPIDDFLGIFLKECIPLLSVGKVPRLERGTEKDLISVVFSMLKRNPNFVERSIIPDGEEEIGRQYFQDILDEIKPTDQIDPAEIEELRKQAEDRYQLRKFGRDIRVRGQLETSPRVDAELENFHVRFGSSKTKASFILPGCALHRVGNREKNGFRNPKMEVWMPISPKHVLILLRDPQRNFVGVNEIQYEKVREVNLFGMRNSSQLASHSKSLLQSVINPR; this comes from the coding sequence GTGGCTGAAAAGCGTTCGAAGCGTCACCACTATATTCCGCAAGGGCTACAGAAGTACTTTACGGACGAAAACGGCCAGGTGTGGTTTTCAGAACTCGGACATTCTGGTCGCTTTACCGAGCCCGAACCGCGAAATACAAAATCGGTATTTCAAGAGAAAGATTACTATACGGTGCTTCAAGGTGGTAAGTTGTCAGACGTCGTCGAGCGCCGTCATTTCGGACCGATCGACGATTTTTTAGGTATTTTCTTGAAGGAGTGTATACCCCTCCTGTCCGTAGGAAAAGTGCCGCGCCTTGAGAGGGGGACAGAAAAAGACCTTATATCTGTTGTGTTTTCGATGTTAAAGCGGAACCCTAACTTCGTCGAACGCTCCATAATCCCCGACGGCGAAGAAGAAATCGGTCGCCAATACTTTCAAGATATTTTGGATGAAATAAAGCCGACTGACCAAATCGATCCAGCTGAGATTGAGGAGCTTCGGAAGCAAGCTGAAGATCGATATCAATTGAGGAAATTTGGAAGAGACATCAGGGTCAGGGGGCAACTGGAAACTTCGCCACGGGTGGACGCCGAGCTTGAAAATTTCCACGTTCGGTTTGGTAGTAGCAAAACAAAAGCGTCCTTTATACTTCCTGGATGTGCTTTGCATCGAGTTGGTAACCGAGAAAAAAATGGTTTTAGAAATCCGAAAATGGAAGTTTGGATGCCAATTTCTCCGAAGCACGTACTTATCCTACTGCGTGACCCACAAAGAAATTTTGTTGGAGTTAACGAGATTCAATATGAGAAAGTCCGTGAAGTGAACTTGTTCGGTATGCGAAATAGCAGTCAACTTGCGTCACACTCTAAAAGTCTTCTTCAGTCAGTAATAAACCCGCGGTAA
- the thyX gene encoding FAD-dependent thymidylate synthase has translation MPLSPEQQAEIDELRSQTTPTLRATVPGMEAHLYKAYDVLDHGFIRVIDYMGDDSAICQAARVSYGKGTKSVQNDEGLIRYLMRHWHSTPFEMCEIKLHVKLPVFVARQWIRHRTANVNEYSARYSILDREFYIPAPEHINAQSVVNNQGRGGVLEGEEAARVLEILKSDSTRAYDNYESMISQDGQDGLARELARMNLPANIYTQWYWKVDLHNLFHFLRLRADKHAQYEIRVYADAICKVVADWVPAAYGAFEDYRLGGATMSGKALDCVRRMIAGEEVTQETSGMSKGEWREFMGVVGG, from the coding sequence ACCCTGCGTGCCACCGTACCGGGGATGGAGGCGCATCTCTACAAAGCCTATGACGTGCTGGACCACGGGTTCATCCGCGTCATCGACTATATGGGCGACGATTCCGCCATCTGTCAGGCCGCGCGTGTCTCCTATGGCAAGGGCACCAAATCCGTGCAGAACGACGAGGGGCTGATCCGCTACCTCATGCGCCACTGGCATTCGACCCCGTTCGAGATGTGCGAGATCAAGCTGCACGTCAAACTGCCCGTCTTTGTCGCCCGCCAGTGGATCCGCCACCGCACTGCCAACGTCAACGAATACTCCGCCCGCTATTCGATCCTTGACCGCGAATTCTATATCCCCGCGCCGGAACATATCAACGCGCAGTCGGTTGTGAACAATCAGGGCAGGGGCGGCGTGCTGGAGGGCGAGGAAGCGGCGAGAGTTCTGGAAATCCTAAAGTCAGACTCGACGCGGGCCTATGACAATTACGAATCCATGATCTCGCAAGACGGGCAAGACGGCCTCGCCCGCGAGCTCGCCCGCATGAACCTGCCTGCGAACATTTATACCCAATGGTACTGGAAAGTGGACCTCCATAACCTGTTTCATTTCTTGCGCCTGCGGGCAGATAAACATGCACAGTATGAAATAAGGGTTTACGCCGACGCGATTTGTAAGGTGGTCGCGGATTGGGTGCCTGCCGCCTATGGCGCGTTTGAGGATTACCGTCTGGGCGGTGCGACCATGTCCGGCAAGGCGCTCGACTGCGTGCGCCGCATGATCGCGGGGGAAGAGGTGACGCAGGAGACGTCTGGGATGTCCAAGGGGGAATGGCGGGAGTTTATGGGGGTTGTTGGTGGCTGA